The Pyrus communis chromosome 2, drPyrComm1.1, whole genome shotgun sequence genome includes a window with the following:
- the LOC137724545 gene encoding uncharacterized protein isoform X2, with the protein MEQRKSRVGENGSSSHCNNTKKPDNHRNSPSRDPMSGSDLWKDGLICAFEFIRSRKKPISSKPGPRIPIKQQADGEQERVCVPSYGFSDSPSQMEDRSQQSGQVQDIERFEGGQWVPIGWVRISEIVQTVQANASWPSQQVGMDGEDDFTVADLAAPYWERPAGPIWWCHVSAGHPTVEAWLRNAQWLHPAVGLALRDESRLISDRMKHLLYEVPVRVAGGLLFELLGQSAGNPFIDEDDVPIVLRSWQAQNFLVTVLHIKGSVSSINVLGITEVQELLSTGGYNAPRTVHEVIAHLACRLSRWDDRLFRKSIFGAADEVELKFMDRRNHEDMNLFTVILNQEIRKLSTQVIRVKWSLHAREEIVFELLQHLRGNAARTLLEQIRKSTREMIEEQEAVRGRLFTIQDVMQSTVRAWLQDRSLRVTHNLTVFGGCGLVLSVITGLFGINVDGMPGAENAPYAFGVFSAILIIIGTVLIAVGLLYLGLKKPVTGEQVEVRKLELQELVKMFQHEAENHEVVRKHASRNNLTPTAGDAFLRDADYVMIQ; encoded by the exons ATGGAACAGAGAAAGAGTAGGGTGGGGGAGAACGGTTCTTCTTCCCATTGCAATAACACGAAGAAACCGGATAACCATAGAAATAGTCCTAGTAGAGATCCAATGTCTGGGAGTGATCTTTGGAAAGATGGGCTTATTTGTGCTTTTGAGTTTATTCGGAGCCGGAAGAAACCAATCAGTTCAAAACCTGGTCCAAGGATCCCGATCAAACAACAAGCAGATGGTGAGCAAGAAAGGGTGTGCGTTCCTTCTTACGGATTTTCTGATTCTCCATCCCAAATGGAAGATAGAAGCCAGCAATCAGGCCAAGTTCAGGATATCGAAAGATTTGAGGGTGGTCAATGGGTTCCAATTGGGTGGGTTAGGATTTCAGAAATTGTACAAACTGTGCAAGCAAATGCTAGTTGGCCCTCTCAGCAGGTTGGGATGGATGGTGAAGATGACTTCACTGTTGCAGATTTAGCAGCTCCGTATTGGGAGCGTCCGGCAGGGCCCATTTGGTGGTGCCATGTCTCTGCAGGCCACCCCACGGTTGAAGCATGGCTCAGGAATGCCCAGTGGCTTCACCCTGCAGTTGGCTTAGCTTTAAGAGATGAAAGTCGACTTATCAGTGACAGGATGAAGCACCTGCTATACGAG GTCCCAGTTAGGGTTGCTGGGGGGTTGCTATTTGAGCTTTTGGGTCAGTCTGCTGGGAATCCATTTATTGATGAGGATGATGTCCCCATTGTGCTTCGATCGTGGCAAGCGCAAAACTTCCTTGTAACGGTTTTGCATATTAAAGGCTCGGTGTCAAGTATAAATGTGTTGGGTATCACAGAAGTTCAG GAACTTCTTTCAACTGGAGGCTATAATGCACCGAGAACAGTGCATGAAGTCATAGCACATCTAGCTTGCCGCCTTTCTCGATGGGATGACAG GTTATTCCGTAAGTCCATATTTGGAGCGGCAGATGAggttgaattaaaatttatggACAG GAGAAACCATGAGGATATGAATCTTTTCACTGTAATCCTCAACCAAGAAATCAGAAAGCTATCGACACAA GTTATCAGAGTGAAGTGGTCACTTCATGCACGAGAAGAGATTGTATTCGAGCTTCTCCAACATTTGAGAGGAAATGCCGCAAGAACCTTGTTAGAGCAAATAAGAAAGAGTACAAGGGAAATGATTGAGGAACAAGAAGCAGTTCGCGGCCGCTTATTTACCATTCAGGACGTGATGCAGAGCACTGTTCGTGCATGGTTACAG GATCGAAGCCTTCGAGTGACGCACAACCTGACTGTTTTTGGTGGCTGCGGCCTTGTGCTCTCGGTCATCACTGGGCTATTTGGAATTAATGTTGATGGAATGCCAGGTGCAGAGAACGCTCCATATGCCTTTGGTGTATTTTCAGCCATTCTCATCATTATAGGAACTGTGCTGATTGCGGTCGGGCTGCTCTACCTTGGGTTGAAAAAACCGGTCACTGGAGAGCAAGTTGAAGTTAGAAAGTTGGAGCTTCAAGAGTTGGTTAAGATGTTTCAGCACGAGGCAGAGAATCATGAAGTGGTTCGTAAACATGCGTCTCGCAACAATCTAACCCCAACAGCCGGCGATGCTTTCCTACGTGATGCAGATTATGTCATGATTCAGTGA
- the LOC137724545 gene encoding uncharacterized protein isoform X1 yields MHTTYKKTTFVAFPRPSLFRIVKSFSTFSPAEIKQRHCLFGFEQHCYLLSWRKSRVGENGSSSHCNNTKKPDNHRNSPSRDPMSGSDLWKDGLICAFEFIRSRKKPISSKPGPRIPIKQQADGEQERVCVPSYGFSDSPSQMEDRSQQSGQVQDIERFEGGQWVPIGWVRISEIVQTVQANASWPSQQVGMDGEDDFTVADLAAPYWERPAGPIWWCHVSAGHPTVEAWLRNAQWLHPAVGLALRDESRLISDRMKHLLYEVPVRVAGGLLFELLGQSAGNPFIDEDDVPIVLRSWQAQNFLVTVLHIKGSVSSINVLGITEVQELLSTGGYNAPRTVHEVIAHLACRLSRWDDRLFRKSIFGAADEVELKFMDRRNHEDMNLFTVILNQEIRKLSTQVIRVKWSLHAREEIVFELLQHLRGNAARTLLEQIRKSTREMIEEQEAVRGRLFTIQDVMQSTVRAWLQDRSLRVTHNLTVFGGCGLVLSVITGLFGINVDGMPGAENAPYAFGVFSAILIIIGTVLIAVGLLYLGLKKPVTGEQVEVRKLELQELVKMFQHEAENHEVVRKHASRNNLTPTAGDAFLRDADYVMIQ; encoded by the exons ATGCACACCACCTACAAGAAAACAACGTTCGTAGCCTTTCCACGTCCTTCCCTTTTTCGCATAGTTAAAAGTTTTTCAACATTTTCTCCTGCAGAAATCAAACAAAGGCATTGCCTTTTTGGATTTGAGCAACACTGTTACCTTCTTTCCTGG AGAAAGAGTAGGGTGGGGGAGAACGGTTCTTCTTCCCATTGCAATAACACGAAGAAACCGGATAACCATAGAAATAGTCCTAGTAGAGATCCAATGTCTGGGAGTGATCTTTGGAAAGATGGGCTTATTTGTGCTTTTGAGTTTATTCGGAGCCGGAAGAAACCAATCAGTTCAAAACCTGGTCCAAGGATCCCGATCAAACAACAAGCAGATGGTGAGCAAGAAAGGGTGTGCGTTCCTTCTTACGGATTTTCTGATTCTCCATCCCAAATGGAAGATAGAAGCCAGCAATCAGGCCAAGTTCAGGATATCGAAAGATTTGAGGGTGGTCAATGGGTTCCAATTGGGTGGGTTAGGATTTCAGAAATTGTACAAACTGTGCAAGCAAATGCTAGTTGGCCCTCTCAGCAGGTTGGGATGGATGGTGAAGATGACTTCACTGTTGCAGATTTAGCAGCTCCGTATTGGGAGCGTCCGGCAGGGCCCATTTGGTGGTGCCATGTCTCTGCAGGCCACCCCACGGTTGAAGCATGGCTCAGGAATGCCCAGTGGCTTCACCCTGCAGTTGGCTTAGCTTTAAGAGATGAAAGTCGACTTATCAGTGACAGGATGAAGCACCTGCTATACGAG GTCCCAGTTAGGGTTGCTGGGGGGTTGCTATTTGAGCTTTTGGGTCAGTCTGCTGGGAATCCATTTATTGATGAGGATGATGTCCCCATTGTGCTTCGATCGTGGCAAGCGCAAAACTTCCTTGTAACGGTTTTGCATATTAAAGGCTCGGTGTCAAGTATAAATGTGTTGGGTATCACAGAAGTTCAG GAACTTCTTTCAACTGGAGGCTATAATGCACCGAGAACAGTGCATGAAGTCATAGCACATCTAGCTTGCCGCCTTTCTCGATGGGATGACAG GTTATTCCGTAAGTCCATATTTGGAGCGGCAGATGAggttgaattaaaatttatggACAG GAGAAACCATGAGGATATGAATCTTTTCACTGTAATCCTCAACCAAGAAATCAGAAAGCTATCGACACAA GTTATCAGAGTGAAGTGGTCACTTCATGCACGAGAAGAGATTGTATTCGAGCTTCTCCAACATTTGAGAGGAAATGCCGCAAGAACCTTGTTAGAGCAAATAAGAAAGAGTACAAGGGAAATGATTGAGGAACAAGAAGCAGTTCGCGGCCGCTTATTTACCATTCAGGACGTGATGCAGAGCACTGTTCGTGCATGGTTACAG GATCGAAGCCTTCGAGTGACGCACAACCTGACTGTTTTTGGTGGCTGCGGCCTTGTGCTCTCGGTCATCACTGGGCTATTTGGAATTAATGTTGATGGAATGCCAGGTGCAGAGAACGCTCCATATGCCTTTGGTGTATTTTCAGCCATTCTCATCATTATAGGAACTGTGCTGATTGCGGTCGGGCTGCTCTACCTTGGGTTGAAAAAACCGGTCACTGGAGAGCAAGTTGAAGTTAGAAAGTTGGAGCTTCAAGAGTTGGTTAAGATGTTTCAGCACGAGGCAGAGAATCATGAAGTGGTTCGTAAACATGCGTCTCGCAACAATCTAACCCCAACAGCCGGCGATGCTTTCCTACGTGATGCAGATTATGTCATGATTCAGTGA